The following are encoded together in the Elusimicrobiota bacterium genome:
- the htpX gene encoding protease HtpX produces MKRVMLFVAVNLLVVLAVSFLLRLLGLEPYLTAQGLNYKALLIFCSIFGFAGAFISLQISRWTAKMAMGVQLIDPDKPGGAAEERIVSLVRSLCQRAGLATLPEIGVYRSPEVNAFATGPSQSRSLLAISTGLIERMDPKAVEGVIGHEIAHIANGDMVTMTLLQGVVNTFVMFFARVIAFAIDNAMRSRDDDKRGSGLGYFAHYILVSVLESVLMLLASPLIYYFSRLREYRADAGSARYAGRETMIHALESLKSSVQVQDNRAPALSAFKINGHGHGIVALLFSSHPPLDARIEALRRLG; encoded by the coding sequence ATGAAAAGAGTCATGCTTTTTGTCGCGGTCAACCTCTTGGTCGTCCTGGCCGTCTCGTTCCTGTTAAGACTCCTGGGCTTGGAGCCCTACCTCACGGCCCAAGGCCTCAATTACAAGGCTCTATTGATATTCTGCTCGATCTTCGGCTTCGCCGGCGCCTTCATCTCGCTGCAGATCTCGCGCTGGACCGCGAAGATGGCCATGGGGGTCCAGCTCATTGACCCCGACAAACCCGGCGGGGCGGCCGAGGAGCGCATCGTAAGCCTGGTCCGCAGCCTCTGCCAGCGCGCCGGCCTTGCCACCTTGCCCGAGATCGGCGTCTACCGCAGCCCCGAGGTCAACGCATTCGCCACCGGCCCGAGCCAAAGCCGCTCGCTTTTGGCCATCTCCACGGGGCTTATCGAGCGCATGGACCCCAAGGCCGTGGAAGGCGTGATCGGCCATGAGATCGCCCATATCGCCAACGGCGACATGGTGACCATGACCTTGCTCCAGGGAGTGGTGAACACCTTCGTCATGTTCTTCGCCCGCGTGATCGCCTTCGCCATAGACAACGCCATGCGCAGCCGCGACGACGATAAGAGGGGCTCGGGACTGGGCTACTTCGCCCACTACATCCTTGTCTCCGTCCTCGAGTCCGTGCTCATGCTTTTGGCCTCTCCTCTCATCTATTACTTCTCGCGCCTGCGCGAGTACCGCGCCGACGCGGGATCGGCTCGCTACGCCGGCCGCGAGACCATGATCCACGCCCTGGAGTCCCTCAAGTCCTCGGTCCAGGTCCAAGACAACCGGGCCCCGGCCCTCTCCGCCTTCAAGATCAACGGCCACGGGCACGGCATAGTCGCCCTGCTCTTCTCGAGCCATCCGCCCCTCGACGCCAGGATCGAGGCGCTTCGGCGCCTCGGTTAG
- a CDS encoding 4a-hydroxytetrahydrobiopterin dehydratase: MSDLVHKKCVPCEGGVPALTRGEAAGYLRELESWRLSEDGKSIRRELLMKDFRAAIELIKAVAEVAEAEDHHPDLHLTGYRKLAVELSTHAVGGLTENDFILAAKIESLPKALKY, translated from the coding sequence ATGTCTGATCTGGTCCATAAAAAATGCGTCCCCTGCGAAGGAGGCGTTCCCGCCTTGACGCGCGGGGAGGCCGCAGGGTATTTGAGGGAGCTTGAGTCCTGGCGGCTCTCAGAAGACGGCAAGAGCATCCGACGGGAGCTCCTGATGAAGGATTTTCGGGCGGCCATCGAGCTCATTAAGGCAGTCGCCGAGGTCGCCGAGGCCGAGGATCATCATCCCGATCTCCATCTGACCGGCTACCGCAAGCTCGCCGTCGAGCTCTCCACCCACGCCGTCGGGGGGCTCACCGAGAACGACTTCATTTTGGCCGCCAAGATCGAGTCTTTGCCAAAAGCTCTCAAATATTGA